Part of the Vigna unguiculata cultivar IT97K-499-35 chromosome 3, ASM411807v1, whole genome shotgun sequence genome, CGTTGTGTACCTCTCCAATAACTTCATCTGAAGATTCTTTGGAATCTCTGCAGTTAAGAATAGTTAAATGTCCAGTACCAGCttaaaaattagataatttttcataaatagaAGTTAAGGCAATCAACTTTCTCAGAACCTGCTTTTACTAAGGGTCTGAGAGATGCGTTTTAGGGACCTCAACGATGTAAAATCAGCTTCTGAAACCTGTGAAATTGATTCTTAGGGTAGCAAACGTAGCATATCTGTAACAATCAGCTTATAAGCATTTCTGTATAATTCTTTGATCACAAAGGTACCAAATCTTCATGTTAGAGTAACATAATTATGAAGTTCTTTTTAggttctacatttttttttctttgaaggaaaaaaaaaatcattccaGCCATGTGAATGGGAGTCAACCAGTGTCCAAGGGGAGGAATGATGCACCCAAAGTAGATAGCAGGAGTCAGTAATGACGACATTTTCAAGTGATATGATGTGGCTTGTGAGTGTCAAATAATTTATGAGATGAATTTTCCCTTCAATCATTCAAACagtaaaaatctttaaaaatgtcAAACCTCAATAGTTTTTCTCTTCAAGAATGTGGTTGAGGGCTTCTGATTGTTACCGATGTCAATAGGATTGTCATTCTTTGATGCTGTATTACCCTGTATCTGAATGCTCTGGCCAGAGCTTACTATGGAGTTTGTTTCTTTTTGGTTTAAAGAAGTTGTTAGAATCCTGTTAGCTCCAAAGTTCCcgatataaacaaaattatttaaacgtTCTCCGCAAGAAATTAAAGAGAACAGAAGAAGGAAGTACAACAACTTAGCACTCAACCTTGAAGTTTTTAAGCTTGAAAGAGCAGGAGTGACCTTGCAATTTTTCGAAGTAAGTTTATTTCCTTCTACGGAAGTTATCCTTGATTTGTGAGAAGATTCCTTGCCTGAAGCTTCTGGTTGAGAATTTACATATACTGCCTGGTTAGTAACTCTCGCTGTCTTCTCTGTTAAGCAGGACAGATTAACTTGAGAACTGCAAAATTCCATAAAGAATGTTACGCTCCAACTTATGATAATCCCAAAGAACTTCAAAGCATAAATTATTACTAGAAACACGCTACACCCAAGCATTAATTTTCAGAAATCAACTAAAACGATGTAAAATATTAGAGTCTAAATacattgaatgaaaaaatggttagcattattaattaaaaaaaaagcaaagaaTCTATAGTAAGTAATCTCTAAGAAGTTTATCATAAATGAAACATCCAAGCATCAAAGGAAAGGAAACAAGTTTGATGAAGAATTAGGGACTAATTTTAATGAGAAAATTGGGGTCTACGATCATGGTAAGGACCAAAGCTCATATGAAGAAACATCTTTAGATTCTTTTATCATAGTGAAATAACATTTctagaaataacaaaattaagaacCACGTAAGCAACGAGACACAAATACTTGTAAAAAGATCTATCTACTTCATATTCTTCCATCAACAAACTCTTGCCCTTTATTCATCTCATTCTTTAACAATATCTTGGATATTGGATTCATGTACCACTGATCACATGACTCCCCTACCTAAAAATTTGTCCTCCTACAGCAACAAGACAAGGAAAAGTTATAATAAACCAATCCATAACCCTAAAAGATATTCTTCATGTTCCCAAATTATTCGTCACTTTAATTCTTGTTAAGAAGTGGAACTTAAGCCTAACTTAACCCTACAAATGGGTGATTTGTTGTTTAATCCAACAACACACATCCCTCATgccgaggtatatacatctcgagTGTGATATTTGACATTAATGGGTGATTTGATAGTGGCTGATAGGGCATGAAACAATATGcctaacaaacaacaaatctcaCTAGGATAGGCTTTAAGCTCAATTTAACAATGGCTCTGATACAATGTTAAGAAATGgactttaagtttaactcaatccTTTGTAAGGTGAAGTTTGCACCCACATATATACTCTAAATTGGCATTATCACAAGtttacatttgtttttttcatacaaaattagTTGTTTAagaattctttttatttaagtttttttcgTAAAAGAAAATCAGTTTGAATTAGTATATCATTTTTATcgtattctatttttttttattttactataaaattagttattatttaaagattttgttcattttatctttagattcataagtttatttatcatctttctattcaaaataaataaacaataatttatgaTTCGACTCAATAATCATGGTTGTACATATTTCTCTATTTACTTAGATCAAATCATATCTTTTCCGGAAGTTACCTTACCTCAACATATGAACATCTTGGTTTGGCACGGCCCTTTCTAGAAATGTGATCTTGTTGTTATTTACTTCTTCGCAAAATGATTGTTTATTTCCTGCCAACTTTCCTGAACATGGTGTAACATCAGAAACAATGCCCTCCCTGATCATGATCAGAAGTAACAGCCATGTCACATTCACTACAAGGAAGTAACAAATCTAATTTCTGCCAAAGTATCATTTATGCATATAGTGGAAAAGAGTCACTTTTAAGGTAAGAAACTTATAGCTTTACAGATTTCCAGGAACATACATATTACCTGGTATTGCTACTACTTCTAAGATGATCTTTACTACCAAGCAATGCTGCCGCATCCCTCATTAGTTTGCTCGAATCCGTGATGGAAACACCTGTCATTTTGCTTCCAGATCTTGTGTCTTTTGACCCAAAGTTCTCCCTGTTAAGAGATATAAATCAGACATTCTACCATTGTAGGCAATAACTATAATAGTTTCACAAGCATAACACCGTTTTTGAGTGATGGATCCAAGGACCATGTCAGCATTCTTTTTGTTGCCAAGGGAAATACCCTTGGTCCCAACTGTTGATGACGGTTGTTTTAAAGGTCTGTTGCCCTCTGGTGTGCAAAACACACTTGACTGCATATCATGGAGTTTATTATCTTTAATCAACACCATGTTTTCCACTACAGATTTACTGCATCAAATGAGTGAAATCATGAAAACAGtatatatttgaagaaaaaaaaaatgcctgCTACCTTACAGAACAGAATTGTAAGAAACTCAGCTAATAACAGAAAGAAACTATAACGCTAACATTCGTAATGACAATAGTAAAATGATGTAACAATTTTACCTGCTTGCAAGACCCAAATCACACACTAAagttgtttctttattttctttgctcCCATTGTCACATGAAATCTTGTTCAAGGCCTCAGCTCTagaattattttcataacttgTATACCTATTTTCTGGCTGAGGGTCATTAGTGACTCCTTGGGCATTTCTTTCTAGAGTAATTGCTTCATCAACACTGTTATCTGACTTAGTGATGTGATGTGGGGAGGAACGCTCCAATTGTAGGTCAACGGTATCAGGCTTCATATTTGTTGCCTTATCATTAATCTCTTGCATGTCATCCGAAACATTGATTTTTCTGGTTCCAGAAGAAAACATTTCCGTACATTGATATGTTGTCCTATGATTAATCTCTTGTTTATCTCCAGATACATTACTGACTCTTGTTCCAGATGAAATAACCTCTGTATGCTGGTCTGAGATAGTGTGCTGTTCTGAATCACTCTGACCTACTGACTGAGAACATGGGACATTGTTAACCTGCTCAGATACTGATTCTGTAAAATTTTCCTTCTCAGGTAAGTCTATTTCTTGCATGTCAAGATTCCCAGAGGATGAAATTCTGGAAACAGGACCATCCTGTCTCAAAACTAGATTTCCTAGGCTACCAACCATAGTCTCAGCCTTAAAAGTTTCAAGCTCCTCTGGTGCATGGGACTTAACAGCCGTGCTATCAACAGATGCATGAGCACCTTCATCATTATTGGTTTTAGGCCTTTTAGCACCTTCTTTATCACTTCCTTCGTTGCTTACAACCTTTTTTCTCGGACTACCGTTGGAAGTAGTATCTACTTGCACGAAGCTTGAATCAAGATTGAAGCTATCCAACCTATGGCATCAAAAGATGCAAAATTTTGAGAATAGATATATATCTTCAAACCACTCAACTGATGCTTCAGAaaccaaaaataacaaatatgtaCATTAAATGATTATAGCCTCAAATATTTTCAACCACTTACTCATTAAAATCAAAGCTGAAATTAAACTCATCTTGCTTTCCTCCTTTTGCACCAGAAATTTCTCCTTTCTTATCCTTAGACTGGGAACTCTTCTTTGGTGGGCATGTAAAATCAAGATCTGACATGTCCAACTTAAATGATGATATCTTATCAAACTCACCATCCAGATTAAAATTAAGGTCCCTAGCAAGGATTATTTGTAACACATCAAATTAGAAACTACAAACTCATAAGTCAAAATTGTACAACATAAGCACATATGTTTATCATGGTAATCTGCTGCTTAAATGAAAATCTCTTTTACATAAAACATCATAATCACAATAGATAtgtaaaaaagataaaacttaTGAACATGTAATTTACTATATCAACCTTCTCCATTTTAAGTGTAAAATATTGAACCTGTCAAACTAAAGCCTTGTGAAACAGAAGGATTCAGAATGAAACCAATATCAGTACCCTTACCGTCtatatttcactttttaaaaCCTAAATTATTAACTTCAGTATGTTAGGAAGACttacattttttcaaaatcaaatggCTTCTTCTTTCCTTTAGAAACAGTGTCAAAGTCAAAGTCAATTGCATCATCATCTGCCATTGACATGGACTTCCAGGAGCTAAGAAATTTCTTTCCAATTTCATCACCTATTTGAATCGAAAAATGCAAAGAAATTGGTAATACTTGCATATATCCTTATTGTTGTTTTTACTCAACcacgagaaaagaaaatgtttggtTTTCTCATGGACTACGTGAGAATGCAATCTCACAAATTACAAGAAGTTGAAAGCACCTAAGAATGTTGCATCAATATAAAGGATTAAGGAATacatgaatttaaaatatttaaattagtagcCCTTAAGTACGGTGTGAAGTTATTTTAGAAAGTTTTTTACTctactgaatttttttttcccttttgttattataattttagttgaaGATAATCCATGGTCGGATTTGCAGTAAGAGTGTTTCATTTGGACAAACCAAAGTCCTGTTTTCCATCCAAAATGAAATCAAGTTAAGGGAAGAATAAGGACTTCACCCAGAACACTATAAATGAACTGCAATAAATTGCTATGCTTATCTAACTTTTATGAACCATCAACATACTAGTTCCAAAACAGCGGTGACTAGTAAATTCTATTCAAAAAACTTAATGCACTGTCATGCAATCAATTCCAAGATCATCCATTCCTTCCTCTCATACTGTTACCTGTTTCCAATAAAGAACCAGAAAGAATCTACTTCTAATACTCACTACATCATgaagtaaaaaacattatagAGAAAAACCTCGCGATGATTTTTTCTCCTTTGAATCTGCAGGTGAGGATTCCTTGTGTTCTTCAGTCATTCCTTCAGGTTGCTAAAGTTTTTGATCTACACCACAGACATTACAAAATCgccaaattcaaattaaaaagtaGGGAATAAATATTATCTAACCATACAAGTTCCTTGGCCACT contains:
- the LOC114177319 gene encoding uncharacterized protein At4g18490 isoform X3, whose product is MSDLDFTCPPKKSSQSKDKKGEISGAKGGKQDEFNFSFDFNELDSFNLDSSFVQVDTTSNGSPRKKVVSNEGSDKEGAKRPKTNNDEGAHASVDSTAVKSHAPEELETFKAETMVGSLGNLVLRQDGPVSRISSSGNLDMQEIDLPEKENFTESVSEQVNNVPCSQSVGQSDSEQHTISDQHTEVISSGTRVSNVSGDKQEINHRTTYQCTEMFSSGTRKINVSDDMQEINDKATNMKPDTVDLQLERSSPHHITKSDNSVDEAITLERNAQGVTNDPQPENRYTSYENNSRAEALNKISCDNGSKENKETTLVCDLGLASSKSVVENMVLIKDNKLHDMQSSVFCTPEGNRPLKQPSSTVGTKGISLGNKKNADMVLGSITQKRENFGSKDTRSGSKMTGVSITDSSKLMRDAAALLGSKDHLRSSSNTREGIVSDVTPCSGKLAGNKQSFCEEVNNNKITFLERAVPNQDVHMLSSQVNLSCLTEKTARVTNQAVYVNSQPEASGKESSHKSRITSVEGNKLTSKNCKVTPALSSLKTSRLSAKLLYFLLLFSLISCGERLNNFVYIGNFGANRILTTSLNQKETNSIVSSGQSIQIQGNTASKNDNPIDIGNNQKPSTTFLKRKTIEVSEADFTSLRSLKRISQTLSKSRDSKESSDEVIGEVESIPNNLLNNRSTPGLKSPSEIKVMEVEIPNSILMEDNSNVEKAEAYMKELEDICNMLKKKHEEAKDLLIRAIVNDNNLLMLNHPIYEEEIRKVQKFASQLMSKEIQT
- the LOC114177319 gene encoding uncharacterized protein At4g18490 isoform X2; the encoded protein is MTEEHKESSPADSKEKKSSRGDEIGKKFLSSWKSMSMADDDAIDFDFDTVSKGKKKPFDFEKMDLNFNLDGEFDKISSFKLDMSDLDFTCPPKKSSQSKDKKGEISGAKGGKQDEFNFSFDFNELDSFNLDSSFVQVDTTSNGSPRKKVVSNEGSDKEGAKRPKTNNDEGAHASVDSTAVKSHAPEELETFKAETMVGSLGNLVLRQDGPVSRISSSGNLDMQEIDLPEKENFTESVSEQVNNVPCSQSVGQSDSEQHTISDQHTEVISSGTRVSNVSGDKQEINHRTTYQCTEMFSSGTRKINVSDDMQEINDKATNMKPDTVDLQLERSSPHHITKSDNSVDEAITLERNAQGVTNDPQPENRYTSYENNSRAEALNKISCDNGSKENKETTLVCDLGLASSKSVVENMVLIKDNKLHDMQSSVFCTPEGNRPLKQPSSTVGTKGISLGNKKNADMVLGSITQKRENFGSKDTRSGSKMTGVSITDSSKLMRDAAALLGSKDHLRSSSNTREGIVSDVTPCSGKLAGNKQSFCEEVNNNKITFLERAVPNQDVHMLSSQVNLSCLTEKTARVTNQAVYVNSQPEASGKESSHKSRITSVEGNKLTSKNCKVTPALSSLKTSRILTTSLNQKETNSIVSSGQSIQIQGNTASKNDNPIDIGNNQKPSTTFLKRKTIEVSEADFTSLRSLKRISQTLSKSRDSKESSDEVIGEVESIPNNLLNNRSTPGLKSPSEIKVMEVEIPNSILMEDNSNVEKAEAYMKELEDICNMLKKKHEEAKDLLIRAIVNDNNLLMLNHPIYEEEIRKVQKFASQLMSKEIQT
- the LOC114177319 gene encoding uncharacterized protein At4g18490 isoform X1, encoding MTEEHKESSPADSKEKKSSRGDEIGKKFLSSWKSMSMADDDAIDFDFDTVSKGKKKPFDFEKMDLNFNLDGEFDKISSFKLDMSDLDFTCPPKKSSQSKDKKGEISGAKGGKQDEFNFSFDFNELDSFNLDSSFVQVDTTSNGSPRKKVVSNEGSDKEGAKRPKTNNDEGAHASVDSTAVKSHAPEELETFKAETMVGSLGNLVLRQDGPVSRISSSGNLDMQEIDLPEKENFTESVSEQVNNVPCSQSVGQSDSEQHTISDQHTEVISSGTRVSNVSGDKQEINHRTTYQCTEMFSSGTRKINVSDDMQEINDKATNMKPDTVDLQLERSSPHHITKSDNSVDEAITLERNAQGVTNDPQPENRYTSYENNSRAEALNKISCDNGSKENKETTLVCDLGLASSKSVVENMVLIKDNKLHDMQSSVFCTPEGNRPLKQPSSTVGTKGISLGNKKNADMVLGSITQKRENFGSKDTRSGSKMTGVSITDSSKLMRDAAALLGSKDHLRSSSNTREGIVSDVTPCSGKLAGNKQSFCEEVNNNKITFLERAVPNQDVHMLSSQVNLSCLTEKTARVTNQAVYVNSQPEASGKESSHKSRITSVEGNKLTSKNCKVTPALSSLKTSRLSAKLLYFLLLFSLISCGERLNNFVYIGNFGANRILTTSLNQKETNSIVSSGQSIQIQGNTASKNDNPIDIGNNQKPSTTFLKRKTIEVSEADFTSLRSLKRISQTLSKSRDSKESSDEVIGEVESIPNNLLNNRSTPGLKSPSEIKVMEVEIPNSILMEDNSNVEKAEAYMKELEDICNMLKKKHEEAKDLLIRAIVNDNNLLMLNHPIYEEEIRKVQKFASQLMSKEIQT